The genomic stretch AAATGCCTCACTTGCCAAAACAGAACCGTTTAAATCTAAGCCCATTTCACCAGCTTTTCGGATAGCACATTTTGCAGCATCAACTCGGCTTGTCATTCCCATTCCAATAGCTAACATCGAACCACTTTTGACATAAACAACACAATTTGATTTTGTCAAAGAAGCCACTTTGTAAGCGATTTCTAAATCGAGTAGCTCTTTTTCGTCAGGTTTTCGCTCAGAGACAACTTCCGCATTTGCGACCTCATCGTCAAGAACACGATCAGAATCTTGAGAAAGAAAACCACCTTCAATATGTCGGAAATCCTCTTTGTCTCCCGCAATTTGTAAAAAGTCTGAGTTTTGTTGAAAAAGCTTAATTCTCTTTTTCTTCTCAAAAACAGCTAAAACACCCTCTTCAATTCGACCCGCAATAATTACCTCGAAAAATGTCTTACTCATCTCTTTTGCTAATTCAACAGTCAAAACCCCATTCACCGCAACAACTCCGCCGTATGCCGAAATTGGATCAGATTTTAGAGCTTCCGAATATGCCTCACCCAAATCTTCTCGAAGTGAAAAACCACACGGATTTCCATGTTTCACGATACAAATTGCACCACGATTTCCAAAAGCAGATGCAATTTTTACAGCTCCGTTAATGTCACCCAAATTGTTAAAACTTGCTTCACCTTTTAATGTTTGGAAATTGTTTGTAAAGAAATTCTCAAACTGATACAAACTACCTTTTTGGTGCGGATTTTCCCCGTATCTTGTATCTGTAACTTTTGAACCGACGATAAATTTCTTTTCTCCAAATCCACCGTTGAATCGAGAATTCATGTAATTCGCAATCATAGAATCATAATTTGCGGTGTGTTCAAAAGCTTCAATCATCAATTTTTGTCGGAATTCTAAATCGAGAGTTTTGTTTTCCAATCTCTCTAAAATTTCAGCATATTTTTCTGGGCTTGTTACAATTGCTACATCACGGAAATTTTTTGCTGAACTCCGCACCATTGCTGGACCACCGATGTCGATATTTTCAATAATCTCTTCAAAATCATCAGTTTTTTCAATCGTCTCTTTAAATGGATACAAATTTACACAAACCAAGTCAATTGGAGTGATTTCATGATTTTTTGCAGTTTCCACATGTTCAGGAATATCTCGACGGTGAAGAATTCCTCCGTGAATTAGTGGATTTAAAGTTTTCACTCGACCATCAAACATTTCAGGAAATTTTGTTACTTCACTGATTTCCAAAACTTCGAGTCCATTATCTTTTAAAAGTCTGAAAGTTCCGCCAGTCGAAACAATTTCATATCCGTGAGAAAGGAGACCTTTTGCAAAATCTACAATTCCACTTTTATCACTTACACTTATTAAAGCTCTCATCAATTTTCCAATTTTTTGAGAATTCTAACAAAGTGTCATTTTCACTTCACTAATTCTGAAAAAGTCTTGATTTTATTTTTGCATAAAAAAGGGGGAATTGTTATGTATGTTTTATTTCCAAATTTGAATTTTTCGTCTTGATGGTAGTGTGCTTCGATCAAAATATTAAAATCTAAATGAGAAATCTTTTTTTCGATGAGGTCTCGGAAATTATTTTTTTTCTTACATTTATTTTTTAAAAGCTGTTTTTTTTCAATTTTTTGTATAAATCTGTTTTTGAAATCAAGAAAAGAGATCAATTTTAAGACAAAACTCTTCTCAATAATTCTGCGATAGATGTTGTATCCAAAATTCTCATTCCAATCGCCGTGAGCAAGAAGAACTTTTTTGTTTTCAAAAGTGGCAGAAAATGGTTGTCGAGAAATTGGAATAATTTTTACAAATTTAAAAAGTGGCTTTAGATTAAAATCGTGATTTCCCTCAAAATAGAATATTTCACTTTTTTGGGCGAGATGTTCCAATTTTTGGATCACTTCACGGTTTGCATTTTCCGTATATTTTACACCACTAAAAAGAGTTTCAAAAATATCTCCGAGAAGAAAAATCTGTTTTGGTGGAGACTTTTCAAAACTCTCAAGGAGATTTACGAAATTTAAATTTCTGAATTTTGAGAAATGAACATCTGCAATAAAAATTGCATCTCTTTCAATTTTCATTTACCGTATTCAATCATGTATTTCATAAAATCAAGATAGCTTCGACCTCGATTTAAAAAGTAGATTTGGAGAACATAGACCCGCCAGAGAACCAGAAAAACTTTACCAAACGGGACAATAATCAGAATTGTGAAATACCAAGGTTGGGGAGTCTTTCGACTCCGCATTAAATTGATAATGTCGCCAAATTTTATATTTTGCTGTAAAAGAAGACCGAAATATAGGGAAAAGGCAAAATTTGCAACAATTCCAAAAACGATAACAGCAAAAAAATCTGCTTCATTCAAACCAAATATCAAATGAGGCTCTCAACTTTTGCTACAACATTTTCAGTTGTGAAACCAAATTTCTTGAAAAGTTTATCCGCAGGTGCAGAAGCTCCAAAACTATCCATTCCAACGACCTCATCGG from Thiovulum sp. ES encodes the following:
- a CDS encoding phosphoribosylaminoimidazolecarboxamide formyltransferase/IMP cyclohydrolase (PFAM: AICARFT/IMPCHase bienzyme; MGS-like domain~TIGRFAM: phosphoribosylaminoimidazolecarboxamide formyltransferase/IMP cyclohydrolase), whose amino-acid sequence is MRALISVSDKSGIVDFAKGLLSHGYEIVSTGGTFRLLKDNGLEVLEISEVTKFPEMFDGRVKTLNPLIHGGILHRRDIPEHVETAKNHEITPIDLVCVNLYPFKETIEKTDDFEEIIENIDIGGPAMVRSSAKNFRDVAIVTSPEKYAEILERLENKTLDLEFRQKLMIEAFEHTANYDSMIANYMNSRFNGGFGEKKFIVGSKVTDTRYGENPHQKGSLYQFENFFTNNFQTLKGEASFNNLGDINGAVKIASAFGNRGAICIVKHGNPCGFSLREDLGEAYSEALKSDPISAYGGVVAVNGVLTVELAKEMSKTFFEVIIAGRIEEGVLAVFEKKKRIKLFQQNSDFLQIAGDKEDFRHIEGGFLSQDSDRVLDDEVANAEVVSERKPDEKELLDLEIAYKVASLTKSNCVVYVKSGSMLAIGMGMTSRVDAAKCAIRKAGEMGLDLNGSVLASEAFFPFRDSVDEASKVGVSAIVQPGGSIRDDEVIEAGNEHKMSLLFTGKRHFLH